A single window of Oerskovia paurometabola DNA harbors:
- the pth gene encoding aminoacyl-tRNA hydrolase — protein sequence MTDQPWLVVGLGNPGPTYAGNRHNVGHMVLDVLAGRAGATFSAHKARAAVAEARLGVLPGGAPGPRVLLAKPSTYMNTSGGPVAGLAQYFGIDPDHVIVVHDEVDIPFGDIKLKSGGGEGGHNGLRDITKALGTRDYVRVRAGVGRPPGRMDTADYVLKNFSGAEAKELPFLLDDAADAVEMVLTEGLLAAQGKFHTKA from the coding sequence ATGACCGACCAGCCGTGGCTCGTCGTCGGGCTCGGGAATCCCGGACCGACCTACGCCGGCAACCGTCACAACGTCGGCCACATGGTGCTCGACGTCCTGGCCGGTCGTGCCGGTGCGACGTTCAGCGCCCACAAGGCGCGCGCCGCGGTGGCCGAGGCGCGACTCGGCGTGCTGCCGGGCGGGGCCCCCGGGCCCCGGGTGCTCCTGGCCAAGCCCTCGACGTACATGAACACGTCGGGCGGACCGGTCGCGGGCCTCGCCCAGTACTTCGGGATCGACCCCGACCACGTGATCGTCGTCCACGACGAGGTGGACATCCCGTTCGGGGACATCAAGCTCAAGTCCGGTGGCGGCGAGGGCGGTCACAACGGCCTGCGCGACATCACCAAGGCGCTCGGGACCCGTGACTACGTGCGCGTCCGCGCGGGCGTCGGACGCCCCCCGGGCCGCATGGACACCGCGGACTACGTGCTCAAGAACTTCTCGGGCGCGGAGGCCAAGGAGCTGCCGTTCCTGCTCGACGACGCCGCGGACGCCGTCGAGATGGTCCTCACCGAGGGGCTCCTCGCGGCCCAGGGGAAGTTCCACACCAAGGCCTGA
- a CDS encoding ribose-phosphate diphosphokinase, giving the protein MSSTIAGNGDKSLVLASGRAHPELAKDVARELGIDLLPTTAYDFANGEIYVRFGESVRGADIFLLQSHTAPINQWIMEQLLMVDAAKRASAKTITVVQPFYGYGRQDKKHRGREPISARLIADLFRTAGADRLMSVDLHAAQTQGFFDGPVDHLWAMPILTDYVRSRVDTSNVTVVSPDAGRIRVAEQWAAKLGGGPLAFVHKTRDITRPNQAVANRVVGDVEGRDCVLVDDLIDTGGTIAEAVKVCLAAGAKSVIVAATHGVLSDPAAQRLSECGASEVVVTDTLPISAEKHFPQLTVLSIAPLLARAIREVFDDGSVTSLFDGNS; this is encoded by the coding sequence ATGAGCAGCACGATCGCCGGCAACGGGGACAAGTCCCTCGTCCTCGCGTCCGGACGCGCGCACCCCGAGCTCGCCAAGGACGTCGCGCGGGAGCTGGGCATCGACCTGCTTCCCACGACCGCGTACGACTTCGCCAACGGCGAGATCTACGTCCGTTTCGGGGAGAGCGTCCGCGGTGCGGACATCTTCCTCCTGCAGAGCCACACGGCGCCGATCAACCAGTGGATCATGGAGCAGCTGCTCATGGTCGACGCGGCCAAGCGTGCCTCGGCCAAGACCATCACGGTCGTCCAGCCCTTCTACGGCTACGGCCGCCAGGACAAGAAGCACCGCGGTCGCGAGCCGATCTCGGCGCGCCTCATCGCGGACCTGTTCCGCACGGCCGGTGCCGACCGCCTCATGAGCGTCGACCTGCACGCCGCGCAGACCCAGGGCTTCTTCGACGGGCCCGTGGACCACCTGTGGGCCATGCCTATCCTCACGGACTACGTCCGCTCGCGGGTCGACACGTCGAACGTCACGGTCGTCTCGCCCGACGCCGGCCGCATCCGCGTGGCCGAGCAGTGGGCCGCGAAGCTCGGCGGCGGGCCGCTCGCGTTCGTCCACAAGACCCGCGACATCACGCGCCCCAACCAGGCCGTCGCGAACCGCGTCGTGGGTGACGTCGAGGGGCGCGACTGCGTCCTGGTCGACGACCTGATCGACACGGGCGGCACCATCGCGGAGGCCGTCAAGGTCTGCCTCGCGGCGGGCGCCAAGTCGGTCATCGTCGCGGCGACGCACGGTGTCCTGTCCGACCCGGCGGCCCAGCGCCTGTCCGAGTGCGGCGCGAGCGAGGTCGTCGTGACCGACACGCTGCCGATCTCGGCGGAGAAGCACTTCCCGCAGCTCACGGTCCTGTCGATCGCGCCGCTCCTGGCGCGCGCGATCCGCGAGGTCTTCGACGACGGCTCGGTCACGTCGCTGTTCGACGGCAACAGCTGA
- a CDS encoding glycosyltransferase, whose amino-acid sequence MTTRRAGGSPPGRPVRVLVLDHTGELGGAELALVRLVEVLGPDVDVRVLLFSHGPLVARLRAAGAVVEVLPLDPGTASTSRSAVGRAGLGQLVTAARLVPFTWRLSRRVRALRPDVVHTTSLKADVLGVVPARAARAALVWHVHDRIADDYLPARVARVFRWASTRFPREVVVNSQATASTLPGRSTVAYPGFAAGQVRTDGRPTRADGRSPVVGMVGRISPTKGQLELVRAARQVLDEHPEVTFRVVGEPSFGAEDYAEEVRAEAVRLGVAERFVWTGFAADPSAELDGFDVCVHASPVPEPFGQVVVEAMVREVPVVATRAGGVVEILAGPPEDPAPLGELVEPGDVKSLARGISAVLVDPGSAADRARRAAGVAQRRFAATRTAEVVSEVWGRAARSAR is encoded by the coding sequence GTGACGACGCGGCGCGCGGGGGGATCGCCGCCCGGCCGACCGGTGCGGGTCCTCGTCCTCGACCACACGGGTGAGCTCGGCGGTGCCGAGCTGGCCCTCGTCCGGCTCGTCGAGGTGCTGGGCCCGGACGTCGACGTGCGCGTGCTGCTGTTCTCCCACGGCCCGCTGGTCGCTCGGCTGCGGGCAGCGGGGGCTGTCGTCGAGGTCCTGCCGCTCGACCCGGGGACGGCGTCCACGTCGCGGAGCGCGGTGGGGCGCGCGGGCCTCGGCCAGCTCGTCACGGCGGCGCGGCTCGTGCCGTTCACGTGGCGGCTCTCGCGCCGGGTTCGCGCGCTGCGGCCGGACGTCGTCCACACGACCTCGCTCAAGGCGGACGTGCTGGGTGTCGTGCCGGCGCGGGCCGCGCGGGCCGCGCTCGTCTGGCACGTCCACGACCGGATCGCCGACGACTACCTCCCGGCGCGGGTCGCGCGCGTCTTCCGCTGGGCCTCGACGCGGTTTCCCCGGGAGGTGGTCGTGAACTCGCAGGCCACGGCCTCGACCCTGCCCGGCCGCTCGACCGTGGCCTACCCGGGGTTCGCGGCCGGTCAGGTGCGCACGGACGGGCGCCCGACGCGTGCGGACGGTCGCTCGCCGGTCGTGGGCATGGTCGGCAGGATCAGCCCGACGAAGGGGCAGCTCGAGCTCGTGCGCGCCGCGCGCCAGGTCCTCGACGAGCACCCCGAGGTGACCTTCCGGGTCGTGGGCGAGCCGAGCTTCGGCGCCGAGGACTACGCCGAGGAGGTGCGTGCCGAGGCGGTGCGGCTCGGTGTCGCCGAGCGCTTCGTCTGGACGGGCTTCGCGGCGGACCCGTCGGCCGAGCTCGACGGGTTCGACGTGTGCGTGCACGCGTCTCCCGTCCCGGAGCCGTTCGGCCAGGTCGTGGTCGAGGCGATGGTCCGTGAGGTCCCGGTCGTCGCGACCAGGGCGGGGGGCGTCGTGGAGATCCTCGCGGGGCCGCCGGAGGACCCCGCACCGCTGGGCGAGCTCGTCGAGCCGGGCGACGTCAAGTCGTTGGCCCGGGGGATCTCGGCCGTGCTCGTCGACCCGGGGTCCGCAGCGGACAGGGCCCGGCGCGCCGCCGGCGTCGCGCAGCGCCGGTTCGCGGCGACGCGGACCGCGGAGGTCGTCAGCGAGGTGTGGGGGCGAGCCGCCAGGTCCGCTCGATGA
- a CDS encoding glycosyltransferase, protein MSDLPPAVHELVVVSLESWDLVWRRNQYLVTELLRADPSLVVLFVEPAADPLHEVRRGFRPRAGHGLRRADPVEGVGPDQLWLYQPTKILPRRVDPRVDARLASLVRRAARRVGLTRPVLWVNDPAAATLVRDTDWPSLYDVTDDWVAADRPPEIRRRLLADEALLLQACEEVTVCSPHLAQSKGAERAVTLLTNGVDVERYRQPRERPADLPDGPVALYLGTVHRDRFDLDLVARTATTTAVAGTVVVVGPVLDLTSQEYDDLTAAGVRLLGARPWTEVPAYLQHATALLVPHLVDDFTDSLDPLKLYEYRAVGRPVVATPVAGFRDADDPRVTVAPPADYPEAVRAALTAPAATDTHQDDDIPTWEAQGRAMRDVIERTWRLAPTPR, encoded by the coding sequence GTGAGCGACCTTCCCCCTGCGGTGCACGAGCTCGTGGTCGTCTCGCTCGAGTCCTGGGACCTCGTGTGGCGACGCAACCAGTACCTCGTGACCGAGCTCCTGCGGGCCGACCCGTCGCTCGTGGTCCTGTTCGTCGAACCTGCCGCGGACCCGCTGCACGAGGTCCGTCGTGGCTTCCGCCCCCGGGCCGGGCACGGGCTCCGGCGCGCGGACCCGGTCGAGGGGGTCGGACCCGACCAGCTGTGGCTCTACCAGCCCACCAAGATCCTGCCGCGCCGCGTCGACCCCCGGGTCGACGCCCGCCTCGCGTCGCTCGTGCGCCGGGCCGCACGCCGCGTCGGGCTCACGCGTCCCGTGCTGTGGGTCAACGACCCCGCGGCCGCGACCCTGGTCCGGGACACCGACTGGCCGTCGCTCTACGACGTGACCGACGACTGGGTCGCGGCCGACCGCCCGCCCGAGATCCGCCGTCGGCTCCTCGCGGACGAGGCGCTCCTGCTGCAGGCCTGCGAGGAGGTGACCGTGTGCTCGCCCCACCTCGCCCAGAGCAAGGGCGCCGAGAGGGCCGTCACGCTCCTCACCAACGGCGTCGACGTCGAGCGCTACCGGCAGCCCAGGGAACGCCCCGCGGACCTGCCCGACGGACCCGTGGCCCTCTACCTGGGCACCGTCCACCGCGACCGCTTCGACCTCGACCTGGTCGCCCGGACCGCCACGACCACGGCCGTGGCCGGCACGGTCGTGGTCGTCGGCCCCGTGCTCGACCTGACGAGCCAGGAGTACGACGACCTCACGGCGGCCGGCGTGCGGCTGCTGGGCGCACGGCCCTGGACCGAGGTCCCCGCCTACCTCCAGCACGCGACCGCGCTCCTCGTGCCCCACCTCGTCGACGACTTCACGGACAGCCTCGACCCGCTCAAGCTCTACGAGTACCGGGCCGTGGGGCGACCGGTCGTCGCGACCCCGGTCGCCGGCTTCCGCGACGCCGACGACCCACGGGTCACGGTCGCCCCTCCCGCGGACTACCCGGAGGCCGTGCGCGCCGCGCTCACCGCGCCGGCAGCGACCGACACCCACCAGGACGACGACATCCCCACGTGGGAGGCGCAGGGCCGCGCGATGCGCGACGTCATCGAGCGGACCTGGCGGCTCGCCCCCACACCTCGCTGA
- a CDS encoding polysaccharide biosynthesis tyrosine autokinase, protein MTVREFVRTVWAGKYYVLAAVLVVVAAAFVYLNQQETVYKATASVRLVGVQSAQGGEQVVEVTVDTDLGDVTSDPVVEAAATTLGYTGDPAALAAQVSADYPTESQSLIAISAKTLDPQESQDVANAFADAYVAQLTVLRDAQVAALDARRQSLAEQLAGVTARLSVASDDPLALAEKETIVTDYTSLTVQANTLRAITVPAEVETPATSAEALGLGRSTVLALAALAGLVAGIGLAFARRGLDVRVRGAADAARLAQTPVLAELYGVRTSDRDYSHSHTLPVSRKVATPFTESIRELRTAVQVSLAEADRVVVVVTAADPHAPRTFIAANLAASFALSGRRTIAVSGDLRRPQLDRVLPPPEGWSGDPHTLRPTSIPNLGVFPVPEEEMDPADFLATTRAGKLIADLSDDAEVVVIDAPPVLAAADATILGRYATGVVLIASAGKTDRAVLAEASERLRINNVPLVGIALAGVKSDRRMLYASTYGDPERQEDGHPTRSTGGDAVAQAPALAAERPDRGAPGVEQVDEPRRAARERAAAVVAGPAAEPAATAAARRDAGGRQGPLLSPEWGKITTVPGGQGEARPRTAPARTNDEPEQGGSGTGRKLPFRW, encoded by the coding sequence ATGACAGTCCGGGAGTTCGTCCGTACGGTATGGGCCGGCAAGTACTACGTGCTGGCGGCGGTGCTCGTGGTCGTGGCCGCGGCGTTCGTCTACCTCAACCAGCAGGAGACCGTCTACAAGGCGACCGCGAGCGTACGGCTCGTCGGCGTGCAGTCGGCGCAGGGCGGGGAGCAGGTCGTCGAGGTCACGGTCGACACCGACCTGGGGGACGTCACGTCCGACCCCGTCGTGGAGGCCGCCGCGACCACGCTCGGCTACACCGGCGACCCCGCGGCGCTCGCCGCGCAGGTCTCGGCCGACTACCCCACCGAGAGCCAGAGCCTCATCGCCATCAGCGCGAAGACCCTCGACCCCCAGGAGTCGCAGGACGTCGCGAACGCGTTCGCCGACGCGTACGTCGCCCAGCTCACGGTCCTGCGCGACGCACAGGTGGCGGCGCTCGACGCGAGGAGGCAGTCGCTCGCCGAGCAGCTCGCGGGCGTCACGGCCCGCCTCTCGGTGGCGTCGGACGACCCGCTCGCGCTCGCCGAGAAGGAGACCATCGTCACCGACTACACCTCGCTCACGGTCCAGGCGAACACCCTCCGGGCGATCACCGTCCCCGCTGAGGTCGAGACGCCCGCCACCAGCGCCGAGGCGCTGGGCCTGGGACGGAGCACGGTGCTCGCCCTCGCGGCCCTGGCCGGGCTCGTCGCGGGCATCGGGCTGGCCTTCGCCCGTCGCGGCCTCGACGTCCGGGTGCGTGGTGCGGCCGACGCTGCCCGCCTCGCGCAGACGCCCGTGCTGGCCGAGCTCTACGGCGTGCGCACGTCGGACCGTGACTACAGCCACTCGCACACGCTGCCCGTCTCGCGCAAGGTCGCCACCCCCTTCACCGAGTCGATCCGCGAGCTCAGGACCGCCGTCCAGGTCTCCCTCGCAGAGGCGGACCGGGTCGTCGTGGTCGTCACGGCCGCAGACCCGCACGCGCCCCGCACGTTCATCGCGGCCAACCTTGCGGCCTCGTTCGCGCTGAGCGGTCGCCGCACGATCGCGGTCTCGGGCGACCTGCGCCGCCCTCAGCTCGACCGGGTCCTGCCGCCGCCCGAGGGTTGGTCGGGCGACCCGCACACTCTGCGCCCCACCAGCATCCCCAACCTGGGTGTGTTCCCCGTCCCCGAGGAGGAGATGGACCCGGCGGACTTCCTCGCGACGACCCGCGCGGGAAAGCTCATCGCCGACCTGAGCGACGACGCCGAGGTGGTCGTGATCGACGCCCCGCCCGTGCTCGCGGCCGCGGACGCGACGATCCTCGGACGCTACGCGACCGGCGTGGTGCTCATCGCCTCCGCGGGGAAGACCGACCGGGCAGTGCTCGCCGAGGCCTCCGAGCGCCTGCGCATCAACAACGTGCCCCTCGTCGGCATCGCGCTCGCGGGAGTCAAGAGCGACCGGCGCATGCTCTACGCCTCGACCTACGGTGACCCGGAACGTCAGGAGGACGGGCACCCCACCCGGTCGACGGGAGGCGACGCGGTCGCACAGGCGCCCGCGCTCGCGGCCGAGCGACCAGACAGGGGAGCCCCGGGCGTCGAGCAGGTCGACGAGCCGCGGCGCGCAGCCCGTGAGCGGGCGGCGGCCGTCGTCGCCGGTCCCGCCGCCGAGCCCGCGGCGACCGCTGCGGCCCGGCGGGACGCCGGAGGCCGCCAAGGCCCCCTGCTGTCGCCGGAGTGGGGCAAGATCACGACCGTGCCCGGGGGGCAGGGCGAGGCACGTCCCCGCACGGCCCCGGCCCGCACGAACGACGAGCCGGAGCAGGGCGGCAGCGGTACAGGGCGCAAGCTGCCGTTCCGTTGGTGA
- a CDS encoding GOLPH3/VPS74 family protein gives MLIIEDYLLLVLDDVTGRPVGDASYLQQVAAGALLVELALKGRVDLAGDASGWRSGRVVVRDQSPTGSPLLDDALATVKSKEGSKPKSLVEVLSRSRPADAALDGLVARGLLRREEGRILGIFPTTRWPAADSRHEGEVRRTLARVLRDGGAPDERTGALVAILAATKQAGRVMAAGAELTASDRREIDRRAKELAEGSWAAGATRRYVEEITTATTAALTTTVVIAGAQS, from the coding sequence ATGCTCATCATCGAGGACTACCTCCTGCTCGTGCTGGACGACGTCACGGGCCGGCCCGTCGGTGACGCCTCGTACCTCCAGCAGGTGGCGGCCGGTGCGCTGCTCGTCGAGCTCGCGCTGAAGGGACGCGTCGACCTCGCGGGGGACGCCTCGGGATGGCGGTCGGGGCGGGTCGTGGTCCGCGACCAGTCGCCGACCGGGAGCCCGTTGCTCGACGACGCGCTCGCGACGGTCAAGTCGAAGGAGGGCTCCAAGCCCAAGAGCCTGGTCGAGGTGCTGTCGCGGTCCAGGCCCGCGGACGCCGCCCTCGACGGCCTCGTGGCGCGCGGTCTGCTGCGCCGCGAGGAGGGCCGCATCCTGGGCATCTTCCCCACGACCCGCTGGCCCGCCGCGGACTCGCGCCACGAGGGCGAGGTGCGGCGCACCCTCGCCCGCGTCCTGCGCGACGGCGGCGCTCCCGACGAGCGCACGGGGGCGCTCGTCGCGATCCTCGCGGCCACGAAGCAGGCCGGCCGGGTCATGGCCGCGGGCGCGGAGCTGACCGCGTCGGACCGTCGGGAGATCGACCGCCGCGCGAAGGAGCTCGCCGAGGGGAGCTGGGCCGCGGGAGCCACCCGGCGCTACGTCGAGGAGATCACGACGGCCACGACCGCGGCGCTCACGACGACCGTGGTCATCGCGGGCGCCCAGTCCTGA
- a CDS encoding 50S ribosomal protein L25/general stress protein Ctc, producing the protein MSEIKLVAEARTEFGKGAARRIRRASQIPAVLYGHGTDPVHIALPGHVTTLALKQANALFSIELDGKPVLAIAKDVQRDPVKDVVEHIDLLIVKKGEKVEVEVNVHVVGESAPGTIHVVESQTLLLEAEATHLPEAVEVSIEGLEAGHIVRAGEITLPKGSVFHGDAELAVVAITEPRSEVAAEAEAEAAEAGDEAPAEA; encoded by the coding sequence GTGTCCGAGATCAAGCTTGTCGCAGAGGCCCGCACCGAGTTCGGCAAGGGTGCCGCCCGCCGCATCCGCCGCGCTTCCCAGATTCCTGCCGTCCTGTACGGGCACGGCACGGACCCCGTCCACATCGCGCTCCCCGGTCACGTGACGACGCTGGCCCTCAAGCAGGCCAACGCCCTCTTCTCGATCGAGCTCGACGGCAAGCCCGTCCTCGCGATCGCCAAGGACGTCCAGCGCGACCCGGTCAAGGACGTCGTCGAGCACATCGACCTCCTCATCGTGAAGAAGGGCGAGAAGGTCGAGGTCGAGGTCAACGTGCACGTCGTCGGCGAGTCCGCTCCCGGCACGATCCACGTCGTCGAGTCGCAGACGCTGCTCCTCGAGGCCGAGGCCACGCACCTGCCGGAGGCCGTCGAGGTCTCGATCGAGGGCCTCGAGGCCGGGCACATCGTCCGCGCCGGCGAGATCACGCTGCCCAAGGGCTCCGTGTTCCACGGCGACGCCGAGCTCGCGGTCGTCGCGATCACCGAGCCGCGCAGCGAGGTCGCTGCCGAGGCAGAGGCCGAGGCCGCCGAGGCAGGCGACGAGGCTCCCGCCGAGGCCTGA
- the glmU gene encoding bifunctional UDP-N-acetylglucosamine diphosphorylase/glucosamine-1-phosphate N-acetyltransferase GlmU, with product MGAPVTDAVPDAPPVPAAVIVLAAGAGTRMRSATPKVLHTLAGRSMLGHAMVAARDLSPRRIAVVVRHERELVASAALEVVPTALVVDQDEVPGTGRAVQCAVEALDVRAQAEAAAHGVPIGHEGRGPVEGLDGSVVVLAGDIPLLDAATLTRLLDVHHSDGNAVTVLTTEVDDATGYGRIVRDDAGGVLAIVEHKDATDEQRAIREINSSVYVFDAGILRGALRQVTQENSQGEVYLTDVLQIAREGGGRVGALKVADPLLVEGANDRAQLATLRAELNRRLLTRWMLEGVTVIDPATTWVDVDVDLGHDVTLLPGTQLHGATSIGAGSTIGPDTTLTDMEVGVGATVTRTHGSLSVVGDGASVGPFAYLRPGTDLGAKGKIGTFVETKNATIGTGSKVPHLSYVGDATIGEHTNIGAASVTVNYDGVSKHRTVIGSHARTGADNMFVAPVTVGDGAYTAAGSVIRRDVPAGALGVSGAPQRNVDGWVARRRPGTAAADAAARAHENDGETPPPLGAQAQAQLAEATAATPAPRPTPAPASPGVPTVPDGPSTTTSSTNEGPSPR from the coding sequence ATGGGAGCCCCAGTGACCGACGCTGTGCCCGACGCACCGCCAGTGCCCGCCGCAGTCATCGTCCTCGCCGCTGGTGCGGGGACGCGGATGAGGTCCGCGACCCCGAAGGTCCTCCACACGCTCGCCGGTCGCAGCATGCTCGGCCACGCGATGGTCGCGGCCCGCGACCTGTCCCCTCGGCGCATCGCGGTCGTGGTCCGCCACGAGCGCGAGCTCGTGGCGTCCGCAGCGCTCGAGGTCGTCCCGACGGCGCTCGTGGTCGACCAGGACGAGGTGCCGGGCACCGGGCGAGCCGTGCAGTGCGCGGTCGAGGCCCTCGACGTCAGGGCGCAGGCCGAGGCGGCCGCGCACGGTGTGCCGATCGGGCACGAGGGACGTGGTCCCGTCGAAGGCCTCGACGGGTCGGTCGTGGTCCTCGCGGGCGACATCCCGCTCCTGGACGCAGCGACGCTCACCCGGCTGCTCGACGTGCACCACTCGGACGGCAACGCCGTGACCGTCCTGACGACGGAGGTCGACGACGCGACGGGGTACGGACGGATCGTCCGTGACGACGCCGGGGGAGTCCTGGCCATCGTCGAGCACAAGGACGCGACGGACGAGCAGCGCGCGATCCGGGAGATCAACTCCTCGGTCTACGTCTTCGACGCGGGAATCCTGCGCGGTGCGCTGCGTCAGGTCACCCAGGAGAACTCGCAGGGCGAGGTCTACCTGACCGACGTCCTGCAGATCGCCCGTGAGGGCGGCGGCCGCGTGGGGGCGCTCAAGGTCGCCGACCCGCTGCTCGTCGAGGGAGCCAACGACCGCGCCCAGCTCGCGACGTTGCGCGCCGAGCTCAACCGCCGCCTCCTCACGCGCTGGATGCTCGAGGGCGTGACCGTGATCGACCCGGCGACGACGTGGGTCGACGTGGACGTCGACCTGGGTCACGACGTCACGCTGCTGCCGGGCACCCAGCTCCACGGCGCGACGTCGATCGGGGCGGGCTCGACGATCGGCCCCGACACGACGCTCACCGACATGGAGGTCGGTGTGGGGGCGACCGTGACCCGCACGCACGGCAGCCTGTCGGTCGTCGGTGACGGCGCGAGCGTCGGACCGTTCGCCTACCTGCGCCCCGGCACGGACCTCGGGGCCAAGGGCAAGATCGGCACGTTCGTCGAGACCAAGAACGCGACGATCGGCACCGGCTCCAAGGTGCCGCACCTGTCCTACGTGGGGGACGCGACCATCGGCGAGCACACCAACATCGGTGCCGCGAGCGTCACGGTCAACTACGACGGCGTCTCCAAGCACCGCACGGTCATCGGCTCGCACGCGCGGACCGGCGCGGACAACATGTTCGTCGCCCCCGTCACGGTGGGCGACGGCGCGTACACGGCCGCTGGTTCCGTGATCCGCCGCGACGTGCCGGCCGGTGCGCTCGGCGTGAGCGGCGCCCCGCAGCGCAACGTCGACGGCTGGGTCGCCCGCCGTCGCCCCGGCACCGCCGCCGCGGACGCCGCGGCGCGGGCGCACGAGAACGACGGCGAGACGCCCCCTCCGCTGGGAGCCCAGGCCCAGGCGCAGCTCGCCGAGGCCACCGCGGCGACCCCGGCCCCCCGACCGACCCCGGCGCCCGCGAGCCCCGGTGTCCCCACGGTCCCCGACGGACCCAGCACCACGACCAGCAGCACGAACGAAGGGCCTTCCCCACGATGA
- a CDS encoding glycosyltransferase, with translation MTEGVALAHDYATQRGGAERVALWLAEAFPGSPMYTTLYDQAGTFPEFSRLDLRTSALDRVGALRRHHRLALPLLAPAVSAQRVDADVLLASSTGWAHGYRGAGRTVVYCHAPARWLYQRDRYLGGRDGASRTDRLRGGVASAALAALSPALRGWDRRAAGRADVYLANSTVTQRAVREAYGIEAEILPPPPAMLPAGPEREVPGVEPGFLLCVARLLPYKNVDVLVEAARLAGRHLVIVGDGPDRARLEGLAARGRPVSGRWGASSGTRGMTLLGRVDDPELRWLYRSCSMLVAASYEDYGLSPLEAGAFGRPSVVLRDGGYLDTVVEGVTGAFFDAPEPDLVARAVQDASAVPWEDDVLTSHVETFALPRFVARLREVVDEQRGLVHAGASTSGERNS, from the coding sequence ATGACCGAGGGTGTGGCGCTCGCGCACGACTACGCGACGCAACGCGGGGGCGCCGAACGGGTGGCCCTGTGGCTGGCCGAGGCCTTCCCCGGGTCGCCGATGTACACGACCCTCTACGACCAGGCGGGCACGTTCCCCGAGTTCTCCCGGCTCGACCTGCGGACGTCCGCGCTCGACCGGGTCGGTGCGCTGCGCCGCCACCACCGGCTCGCGCTGCCTCTCCTCGCACCCGCGGTCTCGGCCCAGCGCGTCGACGCCGACGTCCTGCTCGCGAGCTCCACGGGCTGGGCCCACGGGTACCGCGGCGCGGGTCGAACGGTCGTCTACTGCCACGCGCCCGCCCGGTGGCTCTACCAGCGCGACCGCTACCTCGGCGGCAGGGACGGCGCGAGCAGGACCGACCGCCTCCGGGGCGGTGTCGCCTCCGCCGCCCTCGCCGCGCTGAGCCCCGCGCTGCGCGGCTGGGACCGGCGGGCCGCCGGGCGCGCCGACGTCTACCTCGCCAACTCGACCGTGACCCAGCGTGCGGTCCGCGAGGCCTACGGCATCGAGGCCGAGATCCTGCCGCCGCCCCCCGCGATGCTGCCCGCCGGCCCCGAGCGCGAGGTCCCCGGGGTCGAACCCGGCTTCCTGCTGTGCGTCGCACGGCTCCTGCCGTACAAGAACGTCGACGTCCTGGTCGAGGCGGCCCGCCTCGCGGGACGCCACCTGGTGATCGTCGGCGACGGACCGGACCGGGCGCGCCTCGAAGGCCTCGCCGCGCGCGGGCGCCCCGTCTCCGGGAGGTGGGGCGCGTCGTCGGGCACCCGCGGGATGACGCTGCTGGGCCGGGTCGACGACCCCGAGCTGCGCTGGCTCTACCGGAGCTGCTCGATGCTCGTCGCCGCCTCGTACGAGGACTACGGCCTGTCGCCGCTCGAGGCCGGTGCCTTCGGACGGCCCTCCGTCGTCCTGCGGGACGGCGGGTATCTCGACACCGTGGTCGAGGGGGTGACGGGTGCCTTCTTCGACGCCCCCGAGCCCGATCTCGTCGCGCGGGCAGTCCAGGACGCGTCGGCCGTCCCGTGGGAGGATGACGTCCTGACCTCGCACGTCGAGACCTTCGCGCTCCCGCGCTTCGTCGCGCGCCTGCGCGAGGTGGTCGACGAGCAACGAGGCCTCGTGCACGCCGGTGCCAGCACCTCAGGGGAGAGGAACTCATGA
- a CDS encoding SIMPL domain-containing protein — protein sequence MTQPTQPTQPTQPALDPLAGVTTTGRGAASAVPDVVVVELGAEASGADVQVALDAANAGVRAAREALLAGGVAAQDLRTAQTSTWTQSSQQPDGATTLAVTARLTLRVTVRDVLASGELVRAALGAAGPVARLDSMRFAVSEPGPLAVAAREEAFADARARAEQYAALAGRALGPVVEVSEQGGGFAPMPRAMSAKVGSFDAMAVDPGSEQVDASVTVRWAWAD from the coding sequence GTGACCCAGCCGACCCAGCCGACCCAGCCGACCCAGCCCGCCCTCGACCCGCTCGCCGGGGTCACCACCACGGGGCGGGGGGCCGCGTCCGCCGTGCCCGACGTCGTGGTGGTCGAGCTCGGCGCCGAGGCGTCCGGCGCCGACGTCCAGGTGGCCCTCGACGCCGCGAACGCGGGGGTGCGCGCGGCGCGCGAGGCGCTGCTGGCGGGCGGCGTGGCGGCGCAGGACCTGCGCACCGCACAGACGTCCACCTGGACGCAGTCCTCGCAGCAGCCCGACGGCGCCACGACGCTCGCGGTCACGGCTCGCCTGACGCTGCGGGTCACCGTGCGGGACGTCCTGGCGTCGGGGGAGCTCGTGCGGGCCGCGCTCGGGGCGGCGGGCCCGGTCGCCCGGCTCGACTCGATGCGGTTCGCGGTGAGCGAGCCCGGGCCGCTCGCGGTCGCGGCTCGCGAGGAGGCGTTCGCGGACGCCCGCGCGAGGGCCGAGCAGTACGCGGCGCTCGCGGGGCGCGCGCTCGGGCCCGTCGTCGAGGTCAGCGAGCAGGGCGGCGGGTTCGCGCCGATGCCCCGCGCGATGTCCGCCAAGGTCGGGTCCTTCGACGCGATGGCGGTCGACCCGGGGAGCGAGCAGGTCGACGCGAGCGTGACCGTGCGGTGGGCGTGGGCGGACTGA